The Pseudomonas eucalypticola genome has a window encoding:
- the lexA gene encoding transcriptional repressor LexA, with protein MLKLTPRQAEILAFIKRCLDDNGFPPTRAEIAQELGFKSPNAAEEHLKALARKGAIEMTPGASRGIRIPGFEAKADESTLPIIGRVAAGAPILAQQHIEESCNINPTFFHPRADYLLRVHGMSMKDVGIFDGDLLAVHTCREARNGQIVVARIGDEVTVKRFKREGSKVFLLAENPEFAPIEVNLKDQDLVIEGLSVGVIRR; from the coding sequence ATGCTGAAACTGACGCCACGCCAAGCCGAGATCCTGGCTTTCATCAAGCGCTGCCTCGACGACAACGGCTTCCCGCCCACCCGCGCGGAAATCGCCCAGGAACTGGGTTTCAAGTCGCCAAACGCCGCTGAAGAACACCTCAAGGCGCTGGCGCGCAAGGGGGCCATCGAGATGACCCCGGGCGCGTCCCGCGGTATTCGTATTCCCGGTTTCGAGGCCAAGGCCGACGAATCCACCCTGCCCATCATCGGCCGGGTGGCTGCCGGCGCTCCCATCCTCGCCCAGCAGCACATCGAGGAATCCTGCAACATCAACCCCACCTTCTTCCACCCCCGGGCCGACTACCTGCTGCGCGTGCACGGCATGAGCATGAAGGATGTCGGCATCTTCGACGGCGACCTGCTGGCGGTGCACACCTGTCGCGAGGCCCGCAATGGCCAGATCGTGGTAGCGCGTATCGGCGACGAGGTGACCGTCAAGCGCTTCAAGCGCGAAGGCAGCAAGGTGTTCCTGCTGGCGGAAAATCCCGAGTTCGCACCCATCGAAGTCAACCTCAAGGACCAGGACCTGGTCATCGAAGGCTTGAGCGTCGGCGTCATACGCCGATAA
- a CDS encoding DUF6586 family protein: MAHELYTRTNQKIYFAGLSLEALGKAEQGQAMNAMARVQAERESALFHLYGALLGLCHEIAGFYRLPQAATPRAEELLTREVLAQIAIPEMAELVELAQAPGTWVHELLAAHAALHRPPQAPKVAKGDVTQPLIVAVNLDAPEEPEALTREVLEGWRQQLKSLAVRYRDGLSEC; the protein is encoded by the coding sequence ATGGCCCACGAACTCTATACCCGCACCAATCAGAAAATCTATTTCGCCGGCCTGTCGCTTGAAGCCTTGGGCAAAGCCGAGCAGGGCCAGGCGATGAATGCCATGGCGCGTGTCCAGGCCGAGCGTGAATCAGCGCTGTTCCACCTGTACGGCGCCCTGCTGGGGTTGTGCCATGAGATCGCTGGTTTTTACCGGTTGCCCCAGGCGGCTACGCCGCGTGCCGAGGAGCTGTTGACTCGCGAAGTGCTGGCCCAGATCGCCATCCCGGAAATGGCCGAGCTGGTAGAGCTGGCCCAGGCGCCCGGCACCTGGGTGCATGAACTGCTGGCTGCCCACGCGGCGCTGCACCGGCCGCCCCAGGCGCCTAAAGTGGCCAAGGGCGATGTCACCCAGCCGCTGATCGTGGCGGTTAATCTGGACGCTCCCGAAGAGCCCGAGGCGCTGACCCGTGAGGTGCTCGAAGGCTGGCGCCAGCAGCTCAAGAGCCTGGCCGTTCGTTACCGTGATGGCCTCAGTGAGTGCTGA
- the sulA gene encoding SOS-induced cell division inhibitor SulA: MQFPHPMQPAQLSLFEAFMAQPVAPLFTHASEVPWTAPQPEAFSEVSLRGAAGNCLNLLAPMLRELSEDLDARWLTLVAPPASLTQAWLRDAGLNRERILILQTGGNQTALQLAGEALRLGRSHTVVSWLNPLPVGARQQLIAAARIGDAQSLNIRMA; the protein is encoded by the coding sequence ATGCAGTTCCCACACCCGATGCAACCGGCTCAACTGTCCTTGTTCGAGGCCTTCATGGCCCAACCTGTCGCGCCGCTGTTCACCCACGCAAGCGAAGTGCCCTGGACGGCCCCACAGCCAGAAGCGTTCAGCGAAGTGTCATTGCGTGGCGCTGCTGGGAACTGCCTGAACCTGCTGGCACCCATGCTGCGCGAACTCAGTGAAGACCTGGATGCCCGTTGGCTGACCCTGGTCGCCCCGCCTGCCAGCCTTACCCAGGCCTGGCTTCGGGACGCCGGACTGAACCGCGAGCGCATCCTGATCCTGCAAACGGGGGGTAACCAGACTGCACTGCAACTGGCGGGTGAGGCCTTGCGCCTGGGCCGCAGCCACACCGTGGTCAGCTGGCTCAACCCGCTGCCTGTCGGTGCTCGCCAACAGCTGATTGCCGCCGCGCGCATCGGTGACGCCCAGAGCCTGAACATTCGCATGGCCTGA
- the nagZ gene encoding beta-N-acetylhexosaminidase, whose protein sequence is MTSRLQGSLMVDIAGTWLTAEDRHLLRQPEVAGLIIFARNIEHARQVRELTASIRAIRPDLILAVDQEGGRVQRLRQGFVRLPAMRALADNPNAEYLAEQCGWIMATEVLAVGLDLSFAPVLDLDHQRSAVVGSRAFEGNPERATALAGAFIKGMNAAGMAACGKHFPGHGWAEADSHVAIPNDERSLEQIRALDLVPFARLSKQLAAVMPAHVIYPQVDNQPAGFSRRWLQDILRGELGFDGVIFSDDLSMAGAHVVGDAASRIEAALTAGCDMGLVCNDRAAAELALSAAQRLQVTPSPRIAGMRGQAFSNVEYRQHPRWLEAVGALRDAQLID, encoded by the coding sequence ATGACTTCCCGCCTTCAAGGCTCGTTGATGGTCGATATCGCCGGCACCTGGCTGACCGCCGAGGACCGCCACCTGCTGCGCCAGCCAGAAGTGGCTGGGCTGATCATCTTTGCCCGCAACATCGAACATGCCCGCCAGGTGCGTGAGTTGACCGCGTCGATCCGCGCCATTCGCCCGGACCTGATCCTGGCCGTGGACCAGGAGGGCGGTCGCGTGCAGCGCCTGCGCCAGGGCTTCGTGCGCCTGCCCGCCATGCGCGCGCTGGCCGACAACCCCAACGCCGAGTACCTGGCCGAGCAATGTGGCTGGATCATGGCCACCGAAGTGCTGGCCGTAGGCCTGGACCTGAGCTTCGCGCCGGTGCTGGACCTGGACCACCAGCGCAGCGCGGTGGTTGGCAGCCGGGCATTCGAGGGCAACCCCGAGCGCGCCACGGCCCTGGCCGGTGCATTCATCAAGGGCATGAACGCCGCGGGTATGGCGGCGTGTGGCAAGCATTTCCCTGGCCACGGCTGGGCCGAAGCCGACTCCCACGTGGCCATTCCCAACGATGAGCGCAGCCTGGAGCAGATCCGCGCCCTGGACCTGGTGCCGTTCGCCCGTCTGAGCAAGCAGTTGGCAGCGGTGATGCCGGCCCACGTCATCTACCCACAGGTAGACAACCAGCCGGCCGGGTTCTCCCGGCGCTGGCTGCAGGACATCCTGCGCGGCGAACTGGGTTTCGACGGGGTGATTTTCAGCGACGACTTGTCCATGGCCGGTGCGCACGTGGTGGGTGATGCCGCCAGCCGTATCGAGGCGGCGTTGACCGCTGGCTGCGACATGGGCCTGGTGTGCAACGACCGCGCCGCGGCCGAGCTGGCCCTGAGTGCCGCGCAGCGCTTGCAGGTGACGCCTTCGCCGCGTATCGCTGGCATGCGTGGCCAGGCCTTCAGCAACGTCGAATACCGCCAGCACCCGCGTTGGCTGGAAGCTGTGGGTGCCCTGCGCGATGCTCAGTTGATCGACTGA
- a CDS encoding TetR/AcrR family transcriptional regulator encodes MAQSETVERILDAAEQLFAEKGFAETSLRLITSKAGVNLAAVNYHFGSKKALIQAVFSRFLGPFCISLERELERRQGRPEHKASLEELLEILVEQAMVVQPRSGNDLSIFMRLLGLAFSQSQGHLRRYLEDMYGKVFRRYMLLVNEAAPRIPPLELFWRVHFMLGAAAFSMSGIKALRAIAETDFGIDTSIEQVMRLMVPFLAAGMRADSGVTDDAMAAAQLRPRSKSTAPALAKA; translated from the coding sequence ATGGCCCAGTCGGAAACCGTTGAACGCATACTCGACGCTGCCGAGCAGTTGTTCGCGGAAAAAGGTTTTGCCGAAACCTCGTTGCGGCTGATCACCAGCAAGGCCGGGGTGAACCTGGCGGCGGTGAACTATCATTTCGGTTCCAAGAAGGCGTTGATCCAGGCGGTGTTCTCGCGCTTCCTGGGGCCGTTCTGCATCAGCCTCGAGCGTGAGCTGGAACGGCGCCAGGGCCGCCCGGAGCACAAGGCCAGCCTGGAAGAGCTGCTGGAAATCCTGGTCGAGCAGGCCATGGTGGTGCAGCCGCGCAGTGGCAACGACCTGTCGATCTTCATGCGCCTGCTGGGGCTGGCCTTCAGCCAGAGCCAAGGGCACCTGCGTCGTTACCTGGAAGACATGTACGGCAAGGTGTTCCGCCGCTACATGCTGCTGGTCAACGAAGCCGCGCCGCGCATTCCGCCGCTGGAGCTGTTCTGGCGCGTGCATTTCATGCTCGGCGCCGCGGCGTTCAGCATGTCGGGTATCAAGGCACTGCGGGCCATCGCCGAGACCGATTTCGGCATCGATACCTCCATCGAGCAGGTCATGCGCCTGATGGTGCCGTTCCTGGCCGCTGGCATGCGTGCCGACAGTGGCGTGACCGATGACGCCATGGCCGCCGCGCAGCTGCGCCCGCGCAGCAAGTCCACGGCCCCGGCGCTGGCCAAGGCCTGA
- the topA gene encoding type I DNA topoisomerase, with product MGKSLVIVESPAKAKTINKYLGNQYVVKSSIGHIRDLPTSGSASATKEPVKRGKAAAAEAPALSPKEKARKQLVARMGVDPEHGWKAQYEILPGKEKVIEELRRLAKDADTIYLATDLDREGEAIAWHLREAIGGDDSRYKRVVFNEITKKAIQEAFSTPGELDIDRVNAQQARRFLDRVVGYMVSPLLWAKIARGLSAGRVQSVAVKLVVEREREIRAFIPEEYWEIHADLGTAKNAKVRFEVAREKGEAFKPLNEATAMAALEKLKASTYSIVKREDKPTSSKPSAPFITSTLQQAASNRLGFGVKKTMMMAQRLYEAGYITYMRTDSTNLSTDAVDMARSYIEKEFGKQYLPPAPMVYGSKEGAQEAHEAIRPSDVNTHPTKLAGMERDAERLYELIWRQFLACQMPPAQYLSTTVTVAAGDFELRAKGRILKFDGYTRVMPQMAKPGDDDVLPEMDQGEVLKLIELDPTQHFTKPPARYSEASLVKEMEKRGIGRPSTYAAIISTIQDRGYVALHNRRFYSEKMGDIVTERLSESFSNLMDYGFTAGMEENLDDVAQGERDWKNVLDEFYGDFKNKLEVAGSADSGMRANQPTPTDITCRECGRHMMIRTASTGVFLGCSGYSLPPKERCKATINLVPGDEIAADDEGESESLVLRGKHRCPICATAMDAYLLDEKRKLHICGNNPDCVGYEIEEGNYRIKGYEGPSLECDKCGSEMQLKTGRFGKFFGCTNPDCKNTRKLLKSGEAAPPKMDAVKMPELKCEKVNDTYVLRDGASGLFLAASQFPKNRETRAPLVIEIIPHKDEIDPKYHFLCEAPKKDPDGRPAVIRYSRKTKEQYVQTEVDGKPTGWRAFYDGDSWKVEDKRAKEKEPA from the coding sequence ATGGGCAAATCGCTGGTCATTGTGGAATCCCCGGCTAAGGCCAAGACCATCAACAAGTATCTGGGCAACCAATACGTGGTGAAGTCGAGTATCGGCCATATCCGAGACCTGCCCACCAGCGGTTCGGCTAGCGCCACGAAAGAACCGGTAAAGCGTGGCAAGGCCGCGGCCGCCGAGGCACCTGCCTTGTCGCCCAAGGAAAAGGCGCGCAAGCAACTGGTGGCGCGCATGGGCGTCGACCCGGAGCATGGCTGGAAGGCCCAGTACGAGATCCTTCCCGGCAAGGAGAAGGTGATCGAGGAGCTGCGCCGGCTCGCCAAGGATGCCGACACCATCTATCTCGCAACCGACTTGGACCGCGAGGGGGAAGCCATTGCCTGGCACCTGCGCGAAGCCATCGGTGGCGATGACAGCCGCTACAAGCGCGTGGTGTTCAACGAAATCACCAAGAAGGCCATCCAGGAGGCGTTCTCGACGCCGGGCGAACTCGATATCGACCGGGTCAACGCCCAGCAGGCGCGCCGCTTCCTCGACCGCGTGGTGGGCTACATGGTCTCGCCGCTGCTATGGGCCAAGATCGCCCGTGGCTTGTCCGCCGGCCGTGTGCAGTCGGTGGCGGTGAAGCTGGTGGTGGAGCGTGAGCGCGAGATCCGCGCCTTCATCCCGGAAGAGTACTGGGAGATCCACGCCGACCTGGGCACCGCGAAGAACGCCAAGGTGCGCTTCGAAGTGGCGCGTGAAAAGGGCGAGGCGTTCAAGCCGCTCAACGAAGCCACCGCCATGGCGGCGCTGGAGAAGCTCAAGGCGTCCACCTACAGCATCGTCAAGCGCGAAGACAAACCGACCAGCAGCAAGCCGTCGGCCCCGTTCATCACCTCGACCCTGCAGCAGGCCGCGAGCAACCGCCTGGGCTTCGGTGTGAAGAAGACCATGATGATGGCCCAGCGCTTGTACGAGGCCGGCTACATCACCTACATGCGTACCGACTCCACCAACCTGTCCACCGATGCAGTGGACATGGCGCGCAGCTACATCGAGAAAGAATTCGGCAAGCAGTACCTGCCGCCGGCGCCCATGGTGTACGGCAGCAAAGAGGGCGCACAGGAAGCGCACGAAGCCATTCGTCCGTCCGACGTCAATACCCACCCGACCAAGCTGGCCGGCATGGAGCGTGACGCCGAGCGCCTGTACGAGTTGATCTGGCGCCAGTTCCTGGCCTGCCAGATGCCGCCTGCGCAATACCTGTCGACCACGGTTACCGTGGCCGCCGGCGACTTCGAGCTGCGCGCCAAGGGCCGTATCCTCAAGTTCGACGGTTACACCCGTGTCATGCCGCAAATGGCCAAGCCAGGCGATGACGACGTGCTGCCGGAAATGGACCAGGGCGAAGTCCTCAAGCTGATCGAGCTGGACCCTACCCAGCACTTCACCAAGCCGCCGGCCCGTTACTCGGAAGCCAGCCTGGTGAAAGAGATGGAAAAACGCGGTATCGGTCGCCCGTCGACCTACGCGGCCATCATCTCCACCATCCAGGACCGCGGCTACGTGGCCCTGCACAACCGTCGTTTCTACTCCGAGAAGATGGGTGACATTGTCACCGAACGCCTGTCGGAGAGCTTCTCGAACCTCATGGACTATGGCTTCACCGCCGGCATGGAGGAGAACCTCGACGACGTGGCCCAGGGTGAGCGCGACTGGAAGAACGTGCTGGATGAGTTCTACGGCGACTTCAAGAACAAGCTGGAAGTGGCTGGCTCGGCCGACAGCGGCATGCGCGCCAACCAGCCGACGCCGACCGACATCACCTGCCGCGAATGCGGCCGGCACATGATGATCCGTACCGCATCCACCGGTGTTTTCCTGGGCTGCTCGGGTTACAGCCTGCCGCCGAAAGAACGCTGCAAGGCCACCATCAACCTGGTGCCGGGCGACGAGATCGCCGCCGACGACGAGGGTGAATCCGAGTCGCTGGTGCTGCGTGGCAAGCACCGCTGCCCGATCTGTGCCACCGCCATGGATGCTTACCTGCTGGATGAAAAGCGCAAGCTGCACATCTGCGGTAACAACCCGGATTGCGTGGGTTACGAGATCGAGGAAGGCAACTACCGCATCAAGGGCTATGAAGGTCCTAGCCTGGAGTGCGACAAGTGCGGCAGCGAAATGCAGCTCAAGACTGGCCGTTTCGGCAAGTTCTTCGGGTGCACCAACCCCGACTGCAAGAACACCCGCAAGCTGCTCAAGAGCGGCGAGGCGGCGCCGCCGAAGATGGACGCGGTGAAGATGCCGGAGCTCAAGTGCGAGAAGGTCAACGACACGTACGTGCTGCGTGACGGTGCCTCGGGGTTGTTCCTGGCCGCCAGCCAGTTCCCGAAAAACCGGGAGACCCGTGCGCCCCTGGTGATCGAGATCATCCCGCACAAGGACGAGATCGACCCCAAGTACCACTTCCTCTGCGAAGCGCCGAAGAAGGACCCGGACGGTCGCCCGGCCGTGATTCGCTACAGCCGCAAGACCAAGGAGCAGTACGTGCAGACCGAAGTCGACGGCAAGCCGACCGGCTGGCGCGCGTTCTACGACGGTGATAGCTGGAAGGTCGAGGACAAGCGGGCCAAGGAAAAAGAGCCGGCCTGA